ATCCTTCGTCCTAATTACACTCTGGGCGGCGGAGGCGGTGGTATTGCGTATTCTCCAGAAGAATATCAAAACATGCTCATCACAGCTTTACATGAAAGTCCGACATCGGAAGTTCTTGTTGAAGAAAGCATTCTGGGTTGGAAAGAGTTTGAACTTGAAGTGATGCGCGACCACAAAGGAACTTTCGTTGTGGTTTGCAGTATCGAAAACTTGGATCCTTGCGGAGTTCATACGGGTGACAGTATCACGGTCGCTCCTCAGCAAACTTTGAGCGATCGCGAATATCAAGAGATGCGTGATGAAGCTTGCAAGATCATCAACGAAGTCGGTATTCAAACAGGGGGCGCGAATATTCAATTCGCCGTTCATCCCACGACTCGTGAGCGCGTGGTGATTGAAATGAATCCGCGTGTGAGTCGTTCATCTGCACTAGCAAGTAAAGCGACAGGATTCCCGATTGCAAAAATCGCGGCGTTGTTGGCAATTGGTTACAGTCTTGATGAACTTCAAAACGACATCACAAAAGTGACGCCGTCTTGTTATGAACCGGCGCTTGATTATGTCGTTACAAAAATCCCGCGTTTTGCGTTTGAAAAATTCCAAGGTTCTAAAGATCTTCTCACAACACAAATGAAGAGCGTCGGTGAGGTGATGGGAATCGGTCGCACTTTGCAAGAGTCTTTGATGAAAGCCATGGCGAGTCTTGAAAAAGATCCGCAAGCGATTCCGGAAGTGGTTTTAGAAACAGGTAAAGTTTCTTATCCGAACAGTCAGCGTATTTATCATCTTTTCCAAGCGTTTCGCGATGGAAAAACAGTGGCGGAAATCGAAGAGCTGACAAGAATCAATCCGTACTTCTTAGAGCACATCGAAGCTCTGATTAAGTTTGAAAATAAATTTAAAAAAGAATTCTCTGATTCCAATACGGAATTATTGCTAGCGGCAAAACGCAAAGGATTCACTGATGCACGTCTTGCCAAGCTTGTAGGTAAAACAGAAAAAGAAATCTGCCAGTTGCGCGAAAAAAACAATATGTTCCCGCGCTATCAGCAAGTGGATACATGCGCCGGGGAGTTTGAATCTTCCACTCCTTACTTCTATTCTTCCTATTGGCCGACGGCGTCTGCTACGGTGAATGCCCCTAATGCCGTAGTAATTATCGGAAGTGGACCAAATCGAATCGGTCAAGGGATTGAGTTTGATTATAGCTGTGTTCGCGGTGTAAAGGGTTTTCAAAAAAGCGGCAGCAAAGTCGTGATGGTGAACTCAAATCCAGAGACAGTTTCAACTGACTACGATACGTCAGATGTCCTTTTCTTTGAGCCACTCACAGTTGAAAGTTTGACTGAAATCATGCGCTTTATGAAACCAAAAGGATTTGTCGCTCAACTTGGCGGTCAAACTCCGATCAGTGTAGCGCATGATTTAGTGAAAGCCGGATTTAAACTTCTAGGTTCTTCATTAGAAACAATTGATCTTGCCGAGGACCGCGGTCTTTTCACAAAGATTTGCCAAGAACTTAATTTTGCCATTCCAAATTCAGCCATGGCAGGATCACTAGCTGAAGCCCTTCAGCACGAAAAGTCCGTCGGTTATCCCATGATCTGCCGTCCAAGTTATGTTTTGGGTGGACGCCGTATGGAAGTGATCGAAAGCCAAGACGAATTGGTCTCCTACTTCCAAAGACATAAAGACTTTATTTCCTCTGATAAACCATGCTTGATGGATCAATTCTTAGCAGGCGCTCTTGAAGTCGATGTGGATCTCGTGCGCGGTGATGATTGGACCGTTGTTGGTGGAGTTGTTGAGCATATTGAAGCTGCCGGTGTTCACTCTGGGGACTCCATGGGTGTTCTTCCTCCACAGCGTTTGAAATCTGAAACCTGTGAACGCATTGAAGAACTGAGTCAGCGTCTTGCTGATCGTATCGGTGTGATCGGTCATTTGAATTTGCAACTCGCTGTGAAGAATGACGTCGTCTACATGCTCGAAGCGAATCCTCGCAGCTCGCGCTCAGTTCCATTCGTGGCAAAAGCGACGAACATTCCGCTCATCGATCTAGGTGTCGCAGCGACGTTGGGTAAAAAGAAAAAAGATCTTCATCTGGACAAATTAAACTGGAGAAACACACAGCAAGTTTCTGTAAAAGGTGTTGTATTTCCGTTTAAAAAATTCTCCGAGTCAGACTCCATTCTTGGACCTGAGATGAAATCAACAGGGGAAAGCATGGGCCGTGGAAAAGATTATTCCGAAGCTCTTTCCAAAGCCTTCCTTTCAAGTAACATAAGACTTCCAAAGATGGGTCAGGTCTTTTTCTCTCTTCGTGATAAAGACAAAGAGTTGATGCTCGACATGGCAAAAGAACTGCAACGTATGGGATATGGCGTTTCTGCAACAACGGGAACGGCGAATTTCTTTAACGAACGCGGTGTGAATTGTCTGTCGCTCAGAAAAGTCGATGAAGGTCGTCCGCACTGTGTGGATAAAATCCGCTCGGGTGAAGTGGCCTTTGTTATCAACACCACTTCGGGGCGCCGGGCCATCGAAGCGAGCTTCGACATTCGTCGAGCTTGTACGGACTACAATATTCCATGTCTAACAGAGAGTGACGCTGCTGAGGCTTTCGTTCTTGCTTTGAAAAATCAAAGAAATGAGTCATCATCAGTCGAGGCTCTGGGAGCCATGGAGGAATTTTGAAAAGACTCATTCTAGGACTGATTGCACTTCTAGTTTTTTCAAGCGTTCAGGCGGCTGAAACAAATAGCAACGAAACAAACCCACCGTCGATCACCATTGGTGTGATTCCCGGTGGGAATCCCGAAAACCTGCGTGAGCAAGGTTTGAATTTGGCCAAAGAGCTTCAAGCAAAGCTCAATATTCCGGTTAACATTTATATTTCAAAAAACTATGCAGGTCTTATTGAGGCCATGAAAACAAAGAAAGTGGATTTCGCTTTCTTTTCTTCTTTGACGTATGTTTTTGCTGAAGAACAAGCGCAGGCCAAAGTTCTCCTTAAAAAAGTATGGAATCAGCCGTTTTATTATTCGGCGATCATCACTCCGCAAAGATCTGGAATCAAAAAACTGAAGGATCTTAAAGGAAAGCGCATTGCCTTTGTGGATGATAAGTCTTCTTCAGGCTATTTGTATCCGCAAGTGGCACTCAGAAAGATCGGTCTTACAGATAAAGACTTTAAAGAAGTCGCCTTCTCTGGAAATCACCAAGCTTCCATTCAGTTTTTGGAAGCCAACAGAGTCGATGCGGCCGCGGTGTTCAGTGACGACGAAAAGGGAACACAGGGCGCATGGGTGAAATTCGGAACAAATAAAAAAGCCAAATATCGCATTATTTGGATGAGTGCTCCGATTCCTAATGATCCATTCTGTGTTCGTCAGGATTTTTATGACACTTATCCTAAGACAACGCACACTTTGATGTTTGCTTTGATCGACATCTTGGCCGAATCCCAAGATAAAAACGCTTACTCTGAAATTTTAGGTTCTCGCGACTTGATGCCTGCCACTTCTAAACAGTATGATCCTGTTAGGGAGATGGTGAAAGCTCTGAATCTTGAGCTCAAACCATAGAGTTTGATGGCAGCAGTACTCAAAGTTGAAAAGCTCAATAAAACATTTAAAGGTGGTCTTTTTGAAAAAGATCGCCATGTTTTGCGTGATGTGACCTTTTCGCTTCCTGAAGGACAAACTTCCGGCTTCGTTGGCAGCAACGGCTCAGGCAAAACCACAACGATCAAATGTCTTTT
This region of Bdellovibrio sp. BCCA genomic DNA includes:
- the carB gene encoding carbamoyl-phosphate synthase large subunit — encoded protein: MPRTSSIKRVLIIGSGPIVIGQACEFDYSGTQACKALMKEGLEVILVNSNPATIMTDPEVATRVYVEPLKVDYLEKIIAKEKPDAVIPTLGGQTALNLALDLHAKGILQKYKVQLLGATPTVIKAGEDREIFRGILDKIGARYPKSHLVRTYEHGLQIAEDLGYPMILRPNYTLGGGGGGIAYSPEEYQNMLITALHESPTSEVLVEESILGWKEFELEVMRDHKGTFVVVCSIENLDPCGVHTGDSITVAPQQTLSDREYQEMRDEACKIINEVGIQTGGANIQFAVHPTTRERVVIEMNPRVSRSSALASKATGFPIAKIAALLAIGYSLDELQNDITKVTPSCYEPALDYVVTKIPRFAFEKFQGSKDLLTTQMKSVGEVMGIGRTLQESLMKAMASLEKDPQAIPEVVLETGKVSYPNSQRIYHLFQAFRDGKTVAEIEELTRINPYFLEHIEALIKFENKFKKEFSDSNTELLLAAKRKGFTDARLAKLVGKTEKEICQLREKNNMFPRYQQVDTCAGEFESSTPYFYSSYWPTASATVNAPNAVVIIGSGPNRIGQGIEFDYSCVRGVKGFQKSGSKVVMVNSNPETVSTDYDTSDVLFFEPLTVESLTEIMRFMKPKGFVAQLGGQTPISVAHDLVKAGFKLLGSSLETIDLAEDRGLFTKICQELNFAIPNSAMAGSLAEALQHEKSVGYPMICRPSYVLGGRRMEVIESQDELVSYFQRHKDFISSDKPCLMDQFLAGALEVDVDLVRGDDWTVVGGVVEHIEAAGVHSGDSMGVLPPQRLKSETCERIEELSQRLADRIGVIGHLNLQLAVKNDVVYMLEANPRSSRSVPFVAKATNIPLIDLGVAATLGKKKKDLHLDKLNWRNTQQVSVKGVVFPFKKFSESDSILGPEMKSTGESMGRGKDYSEALSKAFLSSNIRLPKMGQVFFSLRDKDKELMLDMAKELQRMGYGVSATTGTANFFNERGVNCLSLRKVDEGRPHCVDKIRSGEVAFVINTTSGRRAIEASFDIRRACTDYNIPCLTESDAAEAFVLALKNQRNESSSVEALGAMEEF
- a CDS encoding substrate-binding domain-containing protein, coding for MKRLILGLIALLVFSSVQAAETNSNETNPPSITIGVIPGGNPENLREQGLNLAKELQAKLNIPVNIYISKNYAGLIEAMKTKKVDFAFFSSLTYVFAEEQAQAKVLLKKVWNQPFYYSAIITPQRSGIKKLKDLKGKRIAFVDDKSSSGYLYPQVALRKIGLTDKDFKEVAFSGNHQASIQFLEANRVDAAAVFSDDEKGTQGAWVKFGTNKKAKYRIIWMSAPIPNDPFCVRQDFYDTYPKTTHTLMFALIDILAESQDKNAYSEILGSRDLMPATSKQYDPVREMVKALNLELKP